One Triticum dicoccoides isolate Atlit2015 ecotype Zavitan chromosome 4B, WEW_v2.0, whole genome shotgun sequence genomic window carries:
- the LOC119292305 gene encoding uncharacterized protein LOC119292305, which produces MHLSPIQAAGKMYTLQQISDMPTSNFQEGATYSTIAKAKSIVPSTKWYYKGCKRCDRGYKNNSDTPTCLCTNSSPKPLYKLPITLTDDSGDLDAIAFSKIAEELVERDAIQASQNMKVDTAEHVTALDNAIGKTRLFYIGMKVDLVSRFPISYVIKKSFPVDNAQILPSTKSTPSKDLENSPSSSKSIQSPGSLTQVHLDNTMPPPCQSTTMDTDKNKNRYSSAKRSIQFTEDGATNKEGQQ; this is translated from the exons ATGCATTTATCTCCTATTCAAGCAGCAGGGAAAATGTACACACTTCAACAAATATCAGATATGCCCACCTCAAATTTTCAG gaagGAGCTACCTACAGCACCATTGCGAAAGCTAAATCTATTGTACCTTCAACTAAATGGTACTACAAAGGATGCAAACGTTGTGATAGAGGATACAAGAACAACTCAGATACTCCAACATGCCTTTGCACAAATTCATCTCCAAAGCCATT GTACAAGCTACCAATAACACTTACAGATGACTCGGGAGATTTAGATGCCATTGCTTTCTCTAAAATTGCTGAAGAATTGGTTGAGCGAGATGCCATACAAGCTTCTCAAAACATGAAAGTTGATACCGCGGAACATGTGACCGCCCTAGATAATGCCATTGGGAAAACCAGATTGTTCTATATAGGAATGAAGGTTGATTTGGTATCCAGATTCCCCATAAGTTATGTCATAAAGAAAAGCTTCCCAGTTGACAATGCACAAATATTGCCCTCTACAAAG TCAACTCCAAGCAAAGACCTGGAGAACAGTCCATCGTCATCAAAGAGCATCCAGAG TCCAGGGAGCCTAACACAAGTCCACTTGGACAATACTATGCCTCCCCCTTGCCAATCTACAACTATGGACACCGACAAAAACAAAAATAG GTACTCTTCAGCGAAAAGAAGCATCCAATTTACAGAAGATGGAGCCACCAACAAAGAGGG TCAACAATAG